A segment of the Salvelinus sp. IW2-2015 linkage group LG23, ASM291031v2, whole genome shotgun sequence genome:
GTGACTCATTTGAAATAAAGTGTAGGGCTCGTTTCCTGGACAGAGATTAAGCCTACTCCTGGGCTAAAAtgcactttaaaatggagattacccattgagcatgctttttagtccaggactaggcttaatttgtgtctgggaaaccagcccataGTGTCCAATCTTGAGGAAGAATGGAAAGATCAGTATGAAAGCTAATGCTCAAGATTGATCATGCTTGAGACTCACTAGAAAGACATCACTACTGTGAACAACTGGTAAAGCTGCTGGGCCAAACTGTCAGCTTGTCTGGACAGTTTATATAGAGTCAGAAGTGCCATTTCCTCCACAGTCATCACGTATAAAGTACATATTCATTATGACAGTGAAAAGACAGTATTTCAGTAGTATTTGTTCAGTCTAGTCTGTTGAGGTTCAGAAAGTGCACTTTATACAACACAGCTGGCTATCAGATGCAGTGTATATCCCTTGCATGCTCCCGGGCCCCGGCTCTGCCCTGACTGCTTCGGTCGAGCTTAGCTCAGTAGATATAGGGGAAGATCCTGTAGGGCACGCGCCTGCAGTAGCTGTCCCATGCCAGGCCATACTTGGCCCTGCAGTGCCTCTCGTCACGGGCCTCTCGGTGAATCAACAGGACAGTGAAGTACACAACATAAAAGTAAGGTAGAAGATGGTTGAATCCTGGAacaagacatacagtacatgagatcagaatacagtgccttcagaaagtattcagaccccttgacattttggtacgttacagccgtattctaaaatagatttatttttattttttatcctcagcaatctacacacaatgccccataataacaaagcaaaaacaggtttagacatttttgcaaatgtattaaaaatattaaacagataccttatttacataagtattcagaccctttgctacgagactcaaattgagctcacgtgcatcctgtttccattgatcatccttgatgtttcaacttgggagtccacatgtggtaaattctattgatttgacatgatttggaaaggcacacacctgtctttataaggtcccacagttgacagtgcatgtcagagcaaaaaccaagccatgaggtcaaaggaattgtccgtagagctcagagataggattgtgtcgaggcacagatctggggaagggtacctaaacatttctgcagcattgaaggtctccaagaacacagtggcctccatcatttcaatggaaaaagtttggaaccaccaagacttcctagagctggccacacggCAAAAATTAGGAATGGGGGGAGAAGTGCATTGGTcaaggaggtaaccaagaacccaatggtcactctgacagagctctagagttcctatgtggagattgaagaaccttccagaaagacaaccatctctgcagcactccatcaatcatgcctttatgatttatgagtggccagacggaagccattcctcagtcaAAGGCACACGACACCTCgtgtggagtttgccaaaaggcacataaagactctcaaaacatgagaaacaagattctctggtctgatgaaaccaagattgaactctttggcctgaatgacaagcgtcatgtctggaggaaaactggcaccatccctacagtgaagcatggtggtggcagtatcatgctgtggggatgtttatcagcggcagggactggaagactagtcaggatcgagggaaagatgaacggagcaaagtacagagagagccttgatgaaaacctgctccagagcactcaggacctccgactgggggggggggcgaagattcaccttccaacaggacaacgaccctaagcacacagccaagacaatgccggagtggctttgggacaagtctttgaatgtccttgagtggcccagccagagcccggacctgaaccagatcgaacatgtctggagagacctgaaaatagctgtgcagtgacgctccccatccaacctgacaaagcttgagaggatctgcagagaagaatgggagaaactccctaaatataggtgtgccaagcttgtagcgtcatacccaagaagactcgaggctataattactgccaaaggttcttcaacaaagtactgagtaaagggtctgaattcctatgtaaataagatatcagTTTTGTTAGTTGTAAAAAATTTaccaaaatgtcaaaaaactgtttttgctttgtcattatggggtattgtatgtagatcaatgataatattttttttatccattttagaataaggctgcaatgtaacaaaatgaggaaaaagtcaaggggtctgaatacttttcgaaggcactgtgtAGTCAGTAGCACTGTTCAGGTACAGCCACTGGTTATGGACACGTGCCGGCTGGATGCAGAGAGGGTCTATTTGAGCTCTACTTACCACACGGCAGAGACCATGCCAGGGCCATGAGAAGGTCTCCTAGGTAGTTAGGATGGCGTACGAGGCCCCACCAGCCAGACACCAAAAGGCGCTTCCCAGTTGCTGTGGCAATAGTCTCCAGGTCTACAGGCACGGGGGaagattatatttttatttcgttTTGGACGTGgcgttacctttatttaactaggcaagtcagttaagaacaaattcRaattttcaatgactgcctaggaacagtgggtttaacttccttgttcaacgacagcttttcaccttgtcagctcggggattcgatctggcaacctttcggttactagtccaacactctaaccactaggcggtAGCGGTGTGCCGCCCCATTTGAGAGAGATCAGACTGCAAATTATTCACACTCCGACTGCTCTTTCTGTTGGGGCCAGATTCTACTCTGTGGTGCCTCCTACCGTCCACTGTATTCATTATGCACTTTGTTCCATTATGGAAAACAAAATTTGAAACAGCCAGTAATAAAGATGTCATCAGAGAGATGGCCCAATTCTATCTATCCTCTCAAAACTGTTAAACTGATTTAAGAAAAGTGTATTAATTCAAAACGTGTGTAAGTTGCCATGACAGGAAATCGAATCAAGAAGTTGAATACTGACTTGCAACACTGGGATSCGTAGGGTCCCGTCTGAATTGGTTCTTCTGGGAGTTTGATTTTCTGAAGATATAATACCCAGCACCTAATGACAAGAAGAGATAAAATACATTCCATTAATAAGGGGACAAACAAATATAACAAAYCTTTAAGTGAAGAATGCACACTTCCCCACCCCACATCTTGAAACATGATTTACCATTCAATGTGACTATAGCTGTGGCTCCTAGAAGACTGAGGGACTGTGGGTGCACGACCAGGAAGGCAGCTTGCAGGCTGTACGTAAAGGGAACCCAGGCCAGGTCCCCAAAGACCAACATAAACCCAAAGCCATCATGCACTATGTCCATGGTGGTCAGCACAGCCTCCTGCAACATCACAGAGAGAGCATCAGTCAAWATATATTCCACTGTCAAATGAAACATACAGCACTGCAGAAATGAAATGAATTTTAGGGCTCAATATACATCCGCAGTGTAACATCACAACACATTCAATTGGCATCACTCTGTTACCGCTGCTATACCACTGTTATTTCCTAGCTATTCCTGTGGACTGTCCTCTCACCTCATTCCACAGAGCATCCGCCACGTAGAGCAGCTGGAAGCTGTTGACCAGTATCATGGCCAGGGAGGCAGAGTCCCGTAGCTCCACCTCTTTCATTAGCATCCCAAAGTTAATCACCACCTAATTGGAAGAGAGTATGTTCGAtcagatttttatatatatatatatatatatatatatatatcaacacaATTATATTTTACTTCATATAATCGAGTCACCCTTGCTCCATTTCCACTCACCCAGCCAATCAGACCTGGTCTCAGCTCACAAAAATATTTCAGATCAAAGCTTCCAATCCGTGGGTTCAGCTCTCGTCCCATAAAGAAATCATACAGGGGGTTTCCTGTGTGACATATAGCAGGCGTGAGCCTATACAGGAAAACCTCTAATACATTTTGATGTATGTTGTTTACTTGATATTTTATGTTACTTCTCTAATCCTGCACCACCCTTACCTGTGTTTCCCCCCTGGGCGAGGGCATGGTGAGGGGCCCAGAAGGAGCATAtgtagaggtagagggagaggatgaatGACACCCCAATAGCACACACTGCCAGGGGCAACAACAGCTCAAAGAGATACCCCAGAGGCATCCCCAGCCATAGTGACAATGTCAACAGAACAGCTGTGATGCAAAGGGCATGAAAACCTGTAGAGGGAGAGCGAAATAGAGAAAGATAGAAACAGAGCTAGAAAGGGCGAGGGAGCAGGTGGGAGGGATAGATACAATAGATAATTAGTTGGGAGAAGGAATCATTWAAAAAAATTGTTGAGTTTGGACTGAGTAGCTTGCAACAAGATAAATCATTGTGGACTAATGGCCTGCATAGCTCAAGGTCAATGACACCTGCAGTAAATGAAAGGAAAACATAACCAATTAACTCTTCACACCCAGCTCAAATCAAACCTGCCTAAAATTGAAACTGTACACATTGGAACACACTACTTCAAAGCTTTATTTCTGCACCCGCCAACCCTACAATACCGTTTATGGGGTACTTGAGTCTCGAGCCATCTTTTAGCACCATCCCCTCAGACACCTGCAGGTAAGACAGAGATATGTGTATCAGCCGAACCTCACATGACAACGTGACAAGGACTCCAGAACTCAAAGGTATTCATAATTAACAGCTCGTCTCACCTTCCCCATAGGCAGCAGGTAAAAGAAGCTCTGAAGGGCCATCCAGCCCAGTATGAGAACAGGGGCCAGGGGGTCCCATAGCTGGGCTGTGGGGGGCAGGACAGGGGGCCACTGGAGCACGCTGGCCACAGGGGAGCGACATACACAGAGCAGGTAAAGTACCGTCAGGGGCAAGAAGACAGGGATACAGGTGGCACCTtcaagggagaagaggaagagagaccaAGGAAGTGAAGTTGGTAGAGAAGARAATGGGTGGGAGATGGGATTGCAATATGCCTATTTAAACTGAACAtgcaaaatgtgttttctttttaaTAAAGCAAACAAACTTCGACTCACCCAAAGTCCCCCCAAATTCCTTTTCTGCTTGTGGGGATTTTTGTTTGTTGAACTTCATTATCTGTCTCCTGTGAAAATGTTAAAAGGAGGACACTGGTAGAGTGCACGCTCAAGACAAATGTGTATAGGCAGCAATAAAGACCTTTATCTCATATTCTCTGAATGAACTAGACTAG
Coding sequences within it:
- the LOC111951202 gene encoding delta(14)-sterol reductase TM7SF2 translates to MKFNKQKSPQAEKEFGGTLGATCIPVFLPLTVLYLLCVCRSPVASVLQWPPVLPPTAQLWDPLAPVLILGWMALQSFFYLLPMGKVSEGMVLKDGSRLKYPINGFHALCITAVLLTLSLWLGMPLGYLFELLLPLAVCAIGVSFILSLYLYICSFWAPHHALAQGGNTGNPLYDFFMGRELNPRIGSFDLKYFCELRPGLIGWVVINFGMLMKEVELRDSASLAMILVNSFQLLYVADALWNEEAVLTTMDIVHDGFGFMLVFGDLAWVPFTYSLQAAFLVVHPQSLSLLGATAIVTLNGAGYYIFRKSNSQKNQFRRDPTXPSVANLETIATATGKRLLVSGWWGLVRHPNYLGDLLMALAWSLPCGFNHLLPYFYVVYFTVLLIHREARDERHCRAKYGLAWDSYCRRVPYRIFPYIY